A genomic segment from Paenibacillus sp. FSL K6-1096 encodes:
- a CDS encoding glycoside hydrolase family 125 protein, with protein MQNEIPKSVHDLIGKVKGQLPDSSKLAKMFEDCIINTIGTTISQKADGTTFVITGDIPAMWLRDSAAQVRPYLLLAAEDPNMEAMIAGLVKRQMNYVLLDPYANAFNEEANGHGHQSDLTAMNPWIWERKYEIDSLAYPIQLSYLLWKNSGCVTQFDEAFRKAALEIIKLWRVEQHHETESPYTFQRLDAPLTDTLTREGKGSETAYTGMTWSGFRPSDDCCEYGYLVPSNMFAVVVLRYLEEIAQEIYGDQELAAAAQKLGQEINQGIQEHGIYNHPVYGRIYAYETDGLGHYNLMDDANVPSLLSLPYLGYTDENDEVYRNTRRFILSEDNPYYYKGQIAEGIGSPHTPEGYIWHIALSMQGLTSPERCEKERLLQLIQDTDGGTGLTHEGFSVDDATAFTRPWFSWSNMLFSELIMDVCGLRVVK; from the coding sequence CTGCAGAATGAAATTCCCAAGTCTGTACATGATTTGATCGGCAAAGTAAAGGGACAGCTGCCAGACTCTTCCAAGCTGGCCAAGATGTTTGAGGACTGCATTATCAATACTATTGGCACGACTATTTCGCAGAAAGCGGATGGCACCACCTTCGTTATAACAGGTGATATACCAGCTATGTGGCTGCGTGATTCCGCTGCCCAGGTTCGTCCGTATCTGCTGCTTGCTGCAGAGGACCCGAACATGGAAGCGATGATCGCGGGGCTGGTGAAGCGGCAGATGAACTATGTTCTGCTCGATCCGTATGCCAATGCCTTCAATGAGGAGGCGAACGGCCACGGCCACCAATCGGATCTTACCGCTATGAATCCGTGGATCTGGGAGCGCAAGTATGAGATTGATTCGCTGGCATATCCGATCCAGCTCAGCTATCTGCTCTGGAAGAACAGCGGCTGCGTCACGCAGTTTGATGAGGCCTTCCGCAAGGCCGCGCTTGAAATTATCAAGCTGTGGAGAGTGGAGCAGCATCATGAGACGGAGTCGCCCTATACGTTCCAGCGGCTGGATGCACCGCTCACGGATACCTTGACCCGGGAGGGCAAGGGCAGTGAGACGGCTTACACCGGGATGACCTGGTCGGGCTTCCGGCCAAGCGATGATTGCTGTGAGTATGGCTATCTGGTGCCGTCCAATATGTTCGCGGTGGTAGTCCTGCGCTATCTTGAAGAGATCGCCCAAGAGATCTACGGGGATCAGGAGCTTGCGGCCGCTGCCCAGAAGCTGGGCCAGGAGATCAACCAGGGGATTCAGGAGCATGGCATCTATAATCATCCGGTCTACGGGAGAATCTATGCTTATGAGACGGATGGGCTGGGCCACTATAATCTGATGGATGATGCCAATGTGCCAAGCCTCCTGTCCTTGCCTTACCTCGGCTACACCGACGAGAATGACGAGGTGTACCGCAATACCCGGAGATTCATCCTTAGCGAGGACAATCCTTATTACTATAAAGGACAGATCGCTGAAGGCATTGGCAGCCCACATACCCCGGAAGGGTATATCTGGCACATCGCCTTGTCGATGCAAGGACTTACGTCGCCGGAGCGCTGTGAGAAGGAACGCTTACTGCAATTGATCCAGGACACAGATGGTGGAACAGGCCTGACGCATGAAGGCTTCTCCGTCGATGATGCTACAGCCTTCACCCGTCCATGGTTCTCCTGGTCGAATATGCTGTTCAGTGAGCTGATTATGGATGTTTGCGGATTGCGGGTAGTGAAGTAG
- a CDS encoding GntR family transcriptional regulator, translating to MAGDSGSMPMYEKIFQTLRERINKNEYKAGERVPSEKELCNEFGVSRITSKKALKMLADEHLIVRQPGRGSFVADANSLVMKPFELPQTVRTTGKKRIIGLVITHFSDMYGTELIYGMEEASRDHDAFLVVRRSFGIPELEEKAIQQLLGLGVDGLIIFPAQGEYFSAEILKLVIQKFPFVMIDRYLKGIPASSVSTDNIQAAKEATRYLFGLGHRHIGFLAPPPANTTAIEERIEGIIEAHVEQNLLVNRELWMETITSTMPNVFDPQARIEDVDRLVEHLRQHPQITALFAAEYNIALLVEEAAGRLGLRIPEDLSVICFDSPEPHEGCRITHMRQNQFSIGKQAFENVLTMQGNEQPITRILLPAVLVTGRSTAQVRK from the coding sequence ATGGCGGGCGACTCAGGCTCGATGCCGATGTACGAGAAGATTTTTCAGACGCTGCGCGAGCGGATCAACAAGAATGAATATAAAGCCGGGGAACGGGTGCCCTCGGAGAAAGAGCTCTGCAATGAGTTCGGAGTGAGCCGGATTACCTCTAAAAAAGCACTAAAGATGCTGGCCGATGAACATCTGATTGTCCGCCAGCCGGGCAGGGGATCATTCGTAGCGGATGCGAATTCCTTAGTTATGAAACCGTTTGAACTTCCGCAGACGGTGCGGACAACCGGCAAGAAACGGATTATCGGACTGGTGATTACCCATTTCAGTGATATGTATGGAACCGAGCTGATCTACGGGATGGAAGAGGCCTCGCGTGACCATGACGCCTTCCTCGTCGTCCGGCGGTCCTTCGGGATTCCGGAGCTGGAGGAGAAGGCGATACAGCAATTGCTGGGACTCGGTGTAGACGGGCTGATTATTTTCCCGGCACAAGGTGAATATTTCAGTGCGGAGATCCTGAAGCTGGTGATTCAGAAGTTCCCGTTCGTGATGATTGACAGGTACTTGAAGGGAATTCCGGCTTCCTCTGTGAGCACCGACAATATTCAAGCGGCCAAGGAGGCCACCCGCTATCTGTTCGGGCTGGGACATCGCCATATCGGATTCCTGGCGCCGCCCCCGGCGAATACAACGGCTATTGAGGAACGCATTGAAGGAATTATCGAAGCCCATGTGGAGCAGAACTTACTGGTGAACCGTGAATTATGGATGGAGACGATCACCTCTACGATGCCGAATGTGTTTGACCCGCAGGCCCGCATAGAGGATGTGGACAGGCTGGTCGAGCATCTCCGCCAGCATCCCCAGATAACCGCCCTGTTCGCTGCCGAATATAACATCGCGCTGCTGGTGGAGGAGGCGGCCGGCCGGCTGGGCTTGCGGATTCCGGAGGACTTATCGGTCATCTGCTTCGACAGTCCCGAGCCGCATGAGGGCTGCCGGATTACGCATATGCGGCAGAATCAGTTCAGCATCGGCAAACAGGCGTTCGAGAATGTGCTTACCATGCAAGGGAATGAACAGCCGATTACCCGCATTCTTCTGCCGGCGGTATTAGTGACAGGCCGGTCTACCGCGCAGGTCCGCAAGTAA
- a CDS encoding ribonuclease J: MAKERLWIAALGGVHEIGKNMYMLQYGDDIIAIDCGSKFPDESLLGIDLIIPDIAYLLDNKDKVRALIVTHGHEDHIGGIPYLLKQMNIPLYASRLTLGLIETKLKEHGLLRDAQLHCIDADSALTFGAVTATFFRTNHSIPDCLGVVFDTPEGTVVHTGDFKFDMTPVNKQYPDIHKMAEIGTRGVRFLLSESTNAERPGFTPSEQLVGAHMEEAFKHAERRIFVSTFASNVHRLQQIVDAAGLTGRKLALLGRSMVNVVNVSRDLGYLNIPEGMLVEPAEAAKLPPEQVAVLCTGSQGEPMAALSRLANASNRQMEIQAGDTVLLAANPIPGNERNVSRIVDNLYILGAKVIYGSRSELHVSGHGSQEELKLMLTLMKPEYFIPIHGEYRMLHHHRLLAEGVGVRGDHIFLLKNGDLVESADGVVRQSGRITAGQIFVDGLGIGDIGNVVLRDRRQLSADGVLITVITLSQADGRLLNEPDTISRGFIYVRNSDNLMDEINQLVKTTLQKMSSADLGQWSLIKQTLKDTLSKFLYERTKRRPMILPIIIEV, from the coding sequence ATGGCAAAAGAACGTTTATGGATTGCCGCCCTGGGCGGTGTCCATGAGATAGGCAAGAATATGTACATGCTGCAATACGGGGACGATATTATCGCCATTGACTGCGGGTCCAAATTCCCTGATGAGAGCCTGCTGGGGATTGACCTGATCATTCCCGACATCGCCTACCTGCTGGACAATAAGGATAAAGTTCGGGCTCTGATTGTCACCCACGGACATGAAGACCATATCGGCGGCATTCCTTATCTGCTTAAGCAGATGAATATCCCGCTCTATGCCTCCCGTCTGACCCTCGGTCTGATCGAGACCAAGCTGAAGGAGCACGGGCTGCTGCGGGATGCCCAGCTTCACTGCATTGATGCCGATTCGGCACTGACCTTCGGTGCGGTGACGGCCACCTTCTTCCGGACCAACCACAGTATTCCGGACTGTCTGGGCGTGGTGTTCGATACGCCTGAAGGCACGGTTGTCCATACGGGAGATTTCAAATTCGATATGACCCCGGTGAACAAGCAATACCCTGATATTCACAAAATGGCTGAAATCGGCACCAGAGGCGTCCGCTTTCTGCTCTCTGAGAGTACGAATGCGGAACGGCCCGGCTTCACCCCCTCCGAGCAGCTGGTCGGCGCGCATATGGAGGAAGCCTTCAAGCACGCCGAGCGCCGGATCTTCGTCTCGACCTTCGCCTCCAACGTCCACCGGCTCCAGCAGATTGTCGATGCTGCCGGACTTACCGGGCGCAAGCTGGCCCTGCTGGGCCGGAGCATGGTCAACGTGGTCAACGTCTCCAGAGATCTGGGCTATCTCAACATCCCAGAGGGAATGCTGGTCGAGCCTGCGGAAGCCGCCAAGCTGCCGCCGGAGCAGGTTGCCGTACTATGTACGGGCAGCCAGGGTGAGCCGATGGCTGCCTTATCGCGCCTGGCCAATGCCAGCAACCGGCAGATGGAGATTCAGGCCGGGGATACGGTGCTGCTTGCAGCGAATCCAATCCCGGGCAATGAACGCAATGTATCGCGGATTGTCGATAATCTCTATATCCTCGGGGCCAAGGTCATCTATGGCTCACGCAGCGAGCTGCATGTCTCCGGCCACGGCAGTCAGGAGGAATTGAAGCTGATGCTGACCCTGATGAAGCCGGAGTATTTCATTCCGATTCACGGCGAATACCGGATGCTGCATCATCACCGGCTGCTGGCTGAAGGGGTCGGGGTGCGGGGCGACCATATTTTCCTGCTGAAGAACGGTGATCTGGTGGAATCGGCAGACGGTGTGGTCCGCCAGTCGGGCCGGATTACAGCGGGACAGATCTTCGTGGACGGGCTGGGAATCGGCGATATCGGCAATGTGGTGCTGCGGGACCGCCGCCAGCTCTCGGCTGACGGAGTGCTGATTACGGTCATTACCTTAAGCCAGGCCGACGGACGGCTGCTGAATGAGCCGGATACGATCTCCCGCGGATTCATCTATGTCCGCAATTCGGACAACCTGATGGATGAGATCAACCAGCTCGTCAAGACCACACTGCAGAAAATGAGCAGTGCCGATCTCGGCCAATGGAGCCTGATCAAGCAGACGCTGAAGGACACGCTCAGCAAATTCCTGTATGAGCGCACGAAGCGCCGTCCGATGATCCTGCCGATTATTATCGAGGTGTGA
- a CDS encoding MFS transporter — protein sequence MNASQASKGEKGSKAALIALASIPLIMTLGNSMLLPILPQISKQLGVSAFQVSMIITVYGLIAILMIPIAGYLSDRFGRKMVILPSLILAALGGAGCVAAAWFFSGSTAYWIILAGRFVQGIGAAGAFPIVIPFVGDLFRDEKEVSKGLGIIETSNTFGKVLSPILGAYLGTLLWYAPFIAIPVLCLISCALVIFLVRTPKKDEEADKQSLRQFLSGIKEILRERGRWLYAIFAIGGICMFATFGVLFYLSEILESRYNLHGASKGFVLAIPLALLCLASYGSGKIIGKNKPLMKWLGFGGMALLTAAMLITGFSQNIYFMVGLLSLAGIGIGVVLPCMDALITEGIEKENRGTITSLYSSMRFIGVALGPPVVSLLMNRGHWTLFGTMAGVGAVGGLLSFFAVTPSKENSEGGGQTDRSPFKAKKGGVLRQRAR from the coding sequence ATGAATGCGTCTCAAGCGTCCAAAGGGGAAAAAGGCTCAAAAGCAGCGTTAATTGCGCTGGCATCCATCCCGCTCATTATGACACTGGGCAACTCCATGCTGCTGCCGATTCTGCCTCAGATCTCGAAGCAGCTCGGGGTGAGCGCTTTTCAGGTCAGTATGATCATCACGGTCTATGGCCTGATTGCCATCCTGATGATTCCCATCGCCGGCTATTTGTCAGACCGCTTCGGCCGCAAAATGGTCATTCTCCCGAGCCTGATTCTGGCTGCCCTGGGTGGAGCCGGATGTGTGGCCGCGGCCTGGTTCTTCAGCGGAAGCACGGCTTATTGGATTATCCTGGCAGGACGTTTCGTCCAGGGCATTGGAGCAGCGGGTGCCTTCCCGATAGTCATTCCGTTCGTAGGCGATCTGTTCAGAGATGAGAAGGAGGTCAGCAAAGGGCTGGGGATCATCGAGACCTCCAATACCTTCGGGAAAGTGCTTAGTCCTATCCTGGGGGCTTACCTGGGCACCTTGCTGTGGTATGCTCCCTTCATCGCGATTCCTGTGCTGTGCCTAATCTCCTGCGCGCTGGTGATCTTTCTTGTCCGCACGCCCAAGAAGGATGAAGAAGCCGATAAGCAGAGCCTGCGGCAATTCCTGAGCGGAATTAAGGAAATTCTCCGCGAACGGGGCCGCTGGCTGTACGCCATCTTCGCCATCGGCGGCATCTGCATGTTTGCAACCTTCGGGGTACTGTTCTATCTATCGGAGATTCTGGAGTCCAGATATAATCTGCATGGGGCTTCCAAGGGTTTCGTGCTGGCCATCCCGCTTGCCCTGCTCTGTCTGGCCTCTTACGGGAGCGGCAAGATCATCGGCAAGAACAAACCGCTGATGAAATGGCTCGGCTTCGGCGGCATGGCACTGCTGACAGCTGCTATGCTGATCACCGGCTTCAGCCAGAACATCTATTTCATGGTGGGTCTCCTAAGCCTGGCCGGCATCGGGATCGGGGTAGTTCTCCCTTGCATGGACGCCTTGATCACGGAGGGCATCGAGAAAGAGAACCGGGGCACCATCACCTCCCTCTACAGCAGTATGAGGTTCATCGGGGTGGCGCTGGGCCCGCCGGTGGTCTCGCTGCTGATGAACCGGGGGCATTGGACGCTGTTCGGCACGATGGCCGGTGTCGGTGCTGTGGGCGGGCTGCTGAGCTTCTTCGCCGTAACTCCGAGCAAGGAGAATTCAGAAGGCGGGGGGCAAACGGATCGGAGTCCGTTCAAGGCAAAAAAGGGCGGTGTGTTGCGGCAGCGTGCGCGGTAA
- a CDS encoding CBO0543 family protein has product MLMNVILGWIIPWCIGSYFLRKDSAVFLHIAPIAIVIAFVFNEVGYQMQWWRVTPTGWGVLSILPYNLGVFPVIPCLLIYTVRRSSLNPLLLLLISTICKTLMELCLMLAGKVIYDHGWNLGWTFVSYLLACSLCFGWYLIVKGRLQGYKYSG; this is encoded by the coding sequence ATGCTTATGAATGTAATCCTCGGATGGATTATTCCTTGGTGTATTGGAAGTTATTTTCTCCGCAAAGACAGCGCAGTCTTCCTTCATATCGCCCCAATTGCCATTGTAATCGCCTTTGTCTTCAACGAGGTGGGGTACCAGATGCAGTGGTGGAGAGTTACGCCAACCGGGTGGGGAGTCTTATCTATTCTTCCGTATAATCTGGGAGTATTTCCGGTGATCCCCTGTCTGCTCATCTATACGGTGAGGAGGTCATCCCTGAACCCGCTGCTCCTTCTCCTGATCTCTACGATCTGCAAAACCTTGATGGAACTCTGTCTAATGCTTGCCGGGAAAGTGATCTATGATCATGGCTGGAACCTGGGCTGGACCTTCGTGTCTTATTTGCTCGCCTGTTCGTTGTGCTTCGGCTGGTATTTAATTGTTAAAGGCAGGCTCCAAGGGTATAAATACAGCGGTTAG
- a CDS encoding DUF3231 family protein, translated as MTGILGGNPKDEPLHYGEIFTLWQTSTAAKGALSGYRAHMYHAGDSDLKKIIAAMIDQAELEISECDSLLAEQGIAAAPALPNRPEAKLEDIPVGARFTDPEIAAMIAANLAVGLVACSQAMGQSIREDIGALFAKYHLTKAAIGVKNLHLLKKKGWLIPPPLLVKRPEPVHA; from the coding sequence ATGACAGGAATTCTAGGCGGCAACCCCAAGGATGAACCGTTGCATTATGGTGAGATCTTCACCCTGTGGCAAACCTCAACGGCAGCAAAGGGCGCTTTATCCGGCTACAGAGCTCATATGTATCACGCCGGAGACAGCGATCTGAAGAAAATCATCGCAGCAATGATCGACCAGGCGGAGCTGGAGATTAGCGAATGCGACTCGCTGCTGGCTGAGCAAGGCATCGCTGCTGCTCCGGCGCTCCCGAACCGGCCAGAAGCCAAACTGGAGGATATTCCGGTCGGTGCACGGTTCACAGACCCTGAGATTGCTGCAATGATCGCAGCGAATCTGGCGGTTGGGCTGGTGGCGTGCAGCCAGGCGATGGGCCAGTCCATCCGTGAGGACATTGGCGCATTGTTCGCCAAATATCATCTGACCAAAGCAGCCATCGGCGTGAAGAACCTGCATCTGCTGAAGAAAAAAGGCTGGCTGATTCCTCCGCCGCTGCTCGTCAAGAGACCGGAGCCGGTCCACGCGTAA
- a CDS encoding ATP-binding protein has protein sequence MKLFWKFFFSTSIIALFLFSLGSTIMINTLFQSALKQETGYSIRENDILREALKRAARGQPDSRMKSALESITVSTSGGTVPFRVSYSNYETLYTTGAPAMDHQLLRKLERNTQAHEVVPAGGQKYFIRVASSLESGGETYFLETYRDITSIFTSRENQYQIVYGLIAGMLGISFVLISFVAYWLTRPIHTLAKATLKIAEGDFRLPSFHNSNDEIGQLSKAFSHMSKSLERMVGELEEAAHRQENFIASFAHELKTPMTSIIGYADMLRSRNMEQEQVIRYANHIVQEGRRLEALSLTLMELIVLKKQHFTLKKVPATRLFESVQTAIAPILDQEGIGLTMAAEEAPLWIEPDLMKTVCLNLLDNARKSIESSGHISFTGKAEAGGYRITISDNGKGIEEKELSRITEAFYMADQSRSRAKGGAGLGLTIASQIIGIHQAEMAFDSTPGKGTSVSILLKGGGV, from the coding sequence ATGAAGCTGTTCTGGAAGTTTTTTTTCAGTACAAGCATCATTGCGCTGTTCCTCTTCAGCCTGGGCAGCACCATCATGATCAACACCCTGTTTCAGTCGGCCTTGAAGCAGGAGACCGGCTATTCCATCCGTGAGAACGATATTCTGCGGGAGGCTCTGAAGCGTGCAGCACGGGGGCAGCCGGACAGCCGGATGAAAAGCGCGCTGGAGTCGATTACCGTAAGCACTTCGGGCGGTACCGTACCGTTCCGGGTCAGCTACAGTAATTATGAGACCCTGTATACAACCGGGGCGCCGGCAATGGATCATCAGCTGCTCCGTAAGCTGGAACGCAATACCCAAGCCCATGAAGTCGTGCCTGCGGGCGGGCAGAAGTACTTCATCCGGGTAGCCAGCTCTCTGGAATCCGGCGGGGAGACGTATTTTCTGGAGACGTACCGCGACATTACCTCCATCTTCACCAGCAGGGAGAACCAATATCAGATTGTCTACGGCCTGATCGCCGGGATGCTGGGAATCAGCTTCGTGCTGATCTCGTTCGTCGCCTATTGGCTGACAAGGCCGATTCATACGCTGGCCAAGGCCACCCTGAAGATCGCAGAGGGGGATTTCCGGCTTCCGTCCTTCCATAACAGCAATGACGAGATCGGTCAGCTCTCCAAGGCCTTCAGCCATATGTCGAAGAGTCTGGAGCGGATGGTGGGGGAGCTGGAGGAGGCGGCGCACCGGCAGGAGAATTTCATTGCCAGCTTCGCACATGAGCTGAAGACACCTATGACTTCCATCATCGGATACGCCGATATGCTGCGTTCGAGGAATATGGAGCAGGAGCAGGTGATCCGGTATGCCAATCATATTGTTCAGGAAGGAAGAAGACTGGAAGCCCTGTCGCTGACCTTAATGGAGCTGATTGTGCTGAAGAAGCAGCATTTTACGCTGAAAAAAGTCCCGGCCACCCGCTTGTTTGAATCCGTGCAGACAGCAATCGCCCCTATACTGGACCAAGAGGGGATCGGGCTGACCATGGCTGCCGAGGAGGCGCCATTATGGATTGAACCGGACCTGATGAAGACGGTGTGCCTCAATCTGCTGGATAATGCCAGGAAATCGATCGAGAGCAGCGGGCATATCTCGTTTACGGGCAAGGCTGAGGCCGGAGGATACCGAATCACTATATCAGACAACGGAAAAGGAATTGAGGAGAAGGAGCTGTCCAGAATTACAGAAGCCTTCTATATGGCGGATCAATCGCGGTCCAGAGCCAAGGGCGGTGCGGGGCTGGGACTGACCATCGCTTCGCAGATTATCGGCATTCATCAGGCCGAGATGGCTTTTGACAGTACTCCCGGTAAGGGAACCTCCGTCTCAATTCTGCTTAAGGGAGGTGGCGTATGA
- a CDS encoding response regulator transcription factor: MITILIVEDEQNISELIRINLTDAGYHCICAYDGAAAAGLIETGSFDLILLDIMLPVINGYELLEYIQPRDIPVIFITARAGVEDRVKGLRLGADDYLVKPFEIIELLARVESVLRRNKKSDRYLEIAGITIDTLSRTVNRGEEAIPLTLKEYELLLLFVRSKNIALFREQIYEKIWGDEYMGDSRTVDLHVQRMRKKMGWEDKIIAVYKVGYRFVVNP, encoded by the coding sequence ATGATTACTATTCTTATTGTGGAAGACGAGCAGAATATCTCCGAGCTGATCCGGATCAATCTGACCGATGCCGGGTACCACTGTATCTGTGCCTATGACGGAGCTGCGGCGGCCGGGCTGATTGAGACCGGCAGCTTCGACTTGATTCTGCTGGATATTATGCTGCCTGTCATTAACGGGTATGAGCTGCTGGAGTATATCCAGCCCCGGGATATTCCCGTGATCTTCATTACTGCAAGAGCGGGCGTGGAGGACAGGGTGAAGGGGCTTAGGCTGGGAGCGGATGATTATCTGGTGAAGCCCTTTGAGATCATTGAGCTGCTGGCCCGGGTCGAAAGCGTGCTCAGGCGCAACAAAAAAAGTGACCGTTACCTCGAAATCGCCGGTATCACCATCGACACCTTATCGAGGACCGTTAACAGAGGAGAGGAGGCGATCCCTCTGACCCTGAAGGAATATGAGCTGCTGCTGCTCTTCGTGCGGAGCAAGAACATCGCCCTGTTCCGTGAGCAGATCTATGAGAAAATATGGGGCGACGAATATATGGGCGACAGCCGGACCGTTGACCTCCATGTGCAGCGGATGCGCAAAAAGATGGGCTGGGAGGATAAAATCATCGCTGTCTATAAGGTTGGCTACCGGTTTGTGGTGAATCCATGA
- a CDS encoding LysE family transporter, whose product MNIFIGYMVLGLSLSAPIGPINAAQLDNGLRGGFMPAWAVGLGAISADIIYMLLVYLGMIHLLDAPFVKAFLWLFGFFVLVYTGIESIMHSGKITAAETRGNGVSLSKSFVSGFLMSLFNPLSILFWLGIYGSILARAVNEYPMQQLLIYSGAIVLGILLWDVTMAAASSMFRKFLTSRVLKAISVLSGLSLVGFGFYFGIQAARLLFFH is encoded by the coding sequence ATTAACATTTTCATAGGTTATATGGTGCTGGGGTTATCCCTGTCTGCACCCATAGGCCCGATTAATGCTGCCCAATTGGACAATGGGCTGCGCGGAGGGTTCATGCCGGCCTGGGCAGTGGGCCTCGGGGCGATCAGCGCCGATATCATCTACATGCTGCTGGTCTATCTGGGGATGATTCATCTGCTGGATGCCCCGTTCGTCAAGGCCTTCCTGTGGCTGTTCGGCTTCTTCGTGCTGGTCTATACCGGCATCGAGAGCATCATGCACTCTGGGAAAATCACGGCAGCAGAAACGAGGGGCAACGGGGTCTCCCTGTCCAAATCCTTCGTATCGGGCTTCCTGATGTCGCTGTTCAACCCCTTGTCCATCCTGTTCTGGCTGGGCATCTACGGCTCGATTTTAGCCAGAGCAGTCAACGAATACCCGATGCAGCAGCTCCTGATCTACAGCGGAGCCATTGTCCTCGGCATCCTGCTCTGGGATGTGACCATGGCAGCAGCCTCCAGCATGTTCCGCAAATTCCTGACTTCGCGGGTGCTGAAGGCCATCTCCGTCCTGTCCGGCCTGTCGCTGGTCGGCTTCGGCTTCTATTTCGGGATTCAGGCCGCCCGGCTGCTCTTCTTCCATTAG
- a CDS encoding amino acid permease — protein sequence MKQTSGSKGKDKKLKWWQLSLLGIAGTIGTGYFLGSGLAISIGGPAVLLVYLLAAAGTYAVFDALARMTAAQPEQGSFRSYAKQAFGDWAGFGSGWLYWFSELLIMGSQLTALAIFSRFWFPGVPLWIFAAGYAVVALGIVFFGNKGFDRVENVLAVIKVAAILMFLVIAVMLLAGWIGGGKFTPKVPMSYKALFPSGGIGLWSAFIFAFYAYGGIEVLGIMSYRLQKPEEAPKAGKVMLLGLGTVYILSIGLAVIMVPLSAFNPKESPFVLALRSDHLAFVPHMFNGVLIIAGFSTMTASLYAITSMMITLAQEGDAPKVFSRKWKDKYPLLALCLIAGGLTSTVIMALLLPGKVYEYVTTAAGLMILYNWAFILLSSGKLLKGSLLSGVKRWSGLVLILAAVTGTLFHKLSRPGFYISLLIIALIALSDWILQRYRRKHGQEAADKEQSAEAHTGSFHSLQGGPGFRIKGIRLRKNKI from the coding sequence ATGAAGCAGACTTCTGGATCGAAGGGCAAAGACAAGAAACTGAAGTGGTGGCAGCTCAGCCTGCTCGGCATTGCGGGGACGATCGGTACCGGGTATTTCCTCGGCTCGGGTCTGGCTATCTCGATTGGCGGGCCAGCGGTGCTGCTGGTGTATCTGCTCGCGGCGGCGGGAACGTATGCGGTCTTTGATGCTCTGGCCCGGATGACGGCGGCGCAGCCGGAGCAAGGCTCCTTCCGCTCTTATGCCAAGCAGGCCTTCGGGGACTGGGCGGGCTTCGGCAGCGGCTGGCTGTACTGGTTCTCGGAGCTGCTCATCATGGGCAGCCAGCTTACTGCGCTGGCGATCTTCTCGCGGTTCTGGTTCCCAGGCGTACCGTTGTGGATATTTGCAGCGGGGTATGCGGTGGTCGCGCTGGGGATTGTATTCTTCGGCAACAAGGGCTTCGACCGGGTGGAGAACGTGCTGGCCGTCATCAAGGTGGCGGCTATTCTTATGTTCCTGGTGATTGCGGTCATGCTGCTGGCAGGCTGGATTGGCGGCGGCAAGTTCACCCCGAAGGTGCCAATGAGCTACAAGGCGTTGTTCCCGTCAGGGGGCATCGGGTTATGGTCCGCCTTCATCTTCGCGTTCTATGCCTATGGCGGGATTGAGGTGCTGGGGATTATGTCTTACCGGCTGCAGAAGCCGGAGGAAGCGCCGAAGGCGGGGAAGGTGATGCTGCTAGGGCTGGGAACGGTATACATCTTGTCCATTGGACTGGCGGTGATTATGGTTCCGCTTAGCGCTTTTAACCCGAAGGAGAGTCCGTTTGTGCTGGCCCTGCGCAGCGATCATCTGGCCTTCGTGCCCCATATGTTCAACGGCGTGCTGATCATTGCCGGGTTCTCCACGATGACGGCGTCGCTGTATGCGATTACCTCGATGATGATTACGCTGGCCCAGGAGGGGGATGCGCCCAAGGTGTTCTCCAGGAAGTGGAAGGACAAGTATCCGCTGCTGGCGTTGTGCCTGATTGCGGGCGGTCTGACGAGTACGGTAATTATGGCCCTGCTTCTGCCGGGAAAAGTCTATGAATACGTCACCACCGCCGCCGGGCTGATGATTCTCTATAACTGGGCGTTCATCCTGCTCTCCTCGGGCAAGCTGCTAAAGGGGAGCCTGCTGAGCGGCGTGAAGCGGTGGAGCGGACTGGTGCTGATTCTGGCTGCAGTTACCGGCACCCTGTTCCATAAGCTTAGCCGCCCGGGCTTCTACATCAGCCTCTTGATTATAGCCCTGATTGCGCTGAGTGACTGGATACTCCAGCGTTACCGCAGGAAGCACGGGCAGGAGGCAGCAGACAAGGAGCAGAGCGCGGAAGCGCATACAGGAAGCTTCCATTCCTTGCAGGGAGGGCCGGGCTTCCGGATTAAGGGCATCCGGCTGCGGAAGAACAAAATCTAA